A region of the Struthio camelus isolate bStrCam1 chromosome 11, bStrCam1.hap1, whole genome shotgun sequence genome:
TCCTTTGATTTGAAATGCTAAATAAAGGTACATAAAAATAAGTCCTTTTTTACATACGTGTTTGCGTGTCTTCTACTCGCTGtatattaaaatagttttctgaaGTAGCAGATAACGTAACAACGACATTTCAATTGCCTTTAGCTTGGCAAAGTTTCACTGCCGATGAAAGCTTCATTTACTTTTTGTTATGACTTTGTCCTCCTCCTTCAGAAACTATTCAGAAGAGAAATTCAACCCCCATTTAAACCTGCTTCTGGAAAACCAGAAGATACCTTTTGTTTTGATCCAGAATTCACAGCAAAAACACCAAAAGGTAATTGTACATATTCTGGTTATGAATTGATGAGGTTCATGGATAGAGaggtttaatttttgtttgtttggtatcTGTGGATTGACATGCAAAATTAGAATGGTTGATGTTTGAATTTTATATGAAATTAAAGATGAAATATATAAACTTAAGGCCACCTTAACAGAGGTTACTGTGACATTtatcacaatatatttttttctacttctttatttctttctttcttttaagtatGGCTTCCCTACATGCAATAGCAAGGGAAGTAAAGCACAAGTCCAATTCTGCTACACAGAGAATAGGTTTAATCTTAATTTTGTCTTAATTTGTGCAGGCTTCCCTTTTATTGTCAATCCCTAGTAGAATTTGTTGAATGGGAATCTCAAGTATTAACTTCCCTTTTGTCTGCATGATTCCTTTGTGGTATTTCATCTCTCTTTATAGTTACCAATGCCTACTCTTTGTAGGCCCCAAAGAGGAAACCTGTTacgctttttcctcttccttctgaagAACAGAATTGCAGCAAAcacaacttttttcctttgtattgcaCTATGTGGGTGAGATATGAAGAAATCCAGAAACAGGCAGCCAGTGAAAAAGATCAAGCTTGCCAAAAGGAAGAAGCCACTGATTCAATTTGAAGAAAGACCTTGCAACAGATTTCCAGTACTTTGCAGGAGAGTGTTCCCCTCAGCGGGTTCCTGTTCTTTGTTTCCTAATGGAGTAGGATGTCCTGCTAAACTTCTGttcaccaaaaaaaataaaaatacatataactgGAATATAATTTCTAGTTATGATCTAAAGTTAGGCATGTGCTAATAGTTTTTCAGTGCAGCGCTTCTGGAGAAAATCCATTTAATACTAAAAGTAAACTAAGCTTGATTGCAACAGTGATGATTATTCAGGATCACTATTCCTCTGAAAATGACTAGCTCTAAATAACTTCCTTGAGCCTACTCATTATTATTGTTAAAATTAAATCCTAAATTAACATTATAATAGAACATTTTTCATTGAGCTCTTCCTCCACCCACTAGGCATGCTGAATTTAACTTTACTGTTGAAAAGGCAGGAGGGGTGTTGATGTAAAAGtagagaaggaagggaaaggggaagcgTAGCAGTGTCACCTGTGTTGGTTTGATCAGTTGACCTGTTGGGTCAATTGCAAAGGTGTATCAAATGGCTTCAAATAAGTTTCAaaatttatctttgaaatatCCTTTTTAGAGATTACTGCAATATGAAAATGTCCCAGTAACTGAACTTGTAACAAAGACACAGTAAGCAATAAATGTTAACACCTCTAAGTTCACTGCAGGTTTTCTtttgtgctgcctttgctgctgcatcAGACATTTAAAACTAGGTATCGTGTTTGTTTGGAGAGCGTTTATAATTCACGTTCTGATAGAGTACACAATTACCAAATGTGCTTATTTACGCTCTGAAATTTCAAACAGTGACTTCAGAGGTGTATGTAAGATAATCTGGGGAAAACATGGCTCTAATTTTTCAGTAATATTAATTGAATATGCTTGTATTACCTCTCTTCTGCCATACCTGCACTTTACATCACTGAAGCTGAAATTTCTAGTTAGCAAAACTTGTGGGCGCCCTTCTTTGTTATGGCGTTCTTCAACGTTAGGCTATGATCTTTAGTTCTTTCTCATAAATGATGTTTGTGCTTCAATGAATGTGTTCCTTAAAACATTTATTCATACCTTAACTTCTTTAGTGTTTTGAAGTCTTAAATGAAATGCAGGAATTCTTATTTTGTGTATGATATTGAAAAAGAGAAGCCAGAAAGGTGGCTGAAGAGACATCTTATTCAatatctaattttgttttttgtttgcctgCCTTCCCTCGAAATGTTGCTTTGAACATACCTGttgtaaatgttttaaaaaaaaaaaaaaaattatgctgggATGCAATCAGTTCATGCTAATCAAATGTGTATGCAACTAGATTCTCCAGGAGTCCCGCCTAGCGCAAATGCACATCAGCTCTTCAAAGGATTTAGTTTTGTTGCAACTACTACTGTAGAAGATCATAAAATCTCACCACTCACGAATATACTACCAATAGTACAGGTAAAACTTATTTTTTGGTAAACTCTTTTGAAATGCCAAAGATCAACCAATATTTAGTTTTCTGTCTTGTTGTGAAGACCATTATGTGTATTGTTAAAATCGTTTCACAGGATGTTTTTATTCcagttttaaaaagacttttctatttttctgtaggcagaattcaaaagaaaaaacgtGGGCAAGCAGAAGAAACTTTTGCTGCTGGAAATAGTAATATGGCAGAGTTTTGTTGCTTTAGTtgacagcttgttttttttttttttttaagcaacttcATGGAAACAGCGCACAGTTTACTGATGTATATGAACTGAAGGAAGATATTGGTGTTGGTTCCTATTCCGTTTGCAAGCGATGTATACACATAGCTACGAATATGGAGTTTGCAGTAAAGGTActtgaaataaattttattttggcACTTTTGAAATTATTATGCAGTAgattaataaattttaaaaaatgcactaaTTTTCAGTTATTGTAGCTGCTTATATGCTGTAAGAAATGAAAAACGTGGTTTTCTTCATTCATTGAAATTGTGTATTGTCTTCCATAGTCGCTCTTTTTGCGAGTGAACTTCTGTCACTGAAGAACTTTGTGTCAACTATAGGAAGCGTTCTGGCTTCGAATTTATAAGCTTGAAGCCTGGAAGTATAGTACAATGCTGAGCACCCCTGAAGTAAAATAAGTGAGATCTATGAGGGTGGAATTGGGCTGCGGGGAAGCAGTGACACTTCAGACAGTCCAGTGAATCTCCTTGTCCTTTGGAGCAGCAGACTGCATTAACGATGCAGGCTTAACTGATAAGATAAAGCAAGAATTGAATAAAATGGTATGGTGTGAAGTCAGTAGATGAATTAGTCATGATTAGTAAGAAGAGGTGATGTCTTGAAATTTTTGATTCTCTTGCTGAAGtgagaatagaaataaaaaattatttttcttcatgaaatagactttgcttAGCCAAGATTTTTCCTGTTACTATATTTCACAGATAATTGATAAAAGTAAGAGGGATCCCTCAGAAGAAATCGAGATTTTGATGCGTTATGGACAACATCCAAATATTATCACTTTAAAAGATGTACGTACCTGTTTTACTCCACCACCTCTTTTTATACAGTCGTCAGTCTAAATACAGAAGTAGAGCAGTGGATTGGGGTTGCAAGTTTCACTTTCTTAGTAAAACAAATTGGGAGAACACTGCACATAGTAATGTATTGGGTGTTTCAAAATATACCGTTATCTTGATGTTAATCTTTTCTGAAGGTTATTTTAATCTTCCTAAGCTTCCCTGCTCCAACCTTCCCCATAGCCCCACCCCCacaaaaagggaggaagaaaatgagactaGGAAACCACATTTTGCCCTGTGTTGAAGCCAAGCTGCAGAAGGCTTTCAGGGGGACCAGTGGAGGAAAATTCTGTGACTGACTACTTTTCTAAGGCTTTCTTTGTCtaccctgctcttgcaggagttCTTTTGTCACTTTGGGGTTTGAAATTCAGATCTTGTTTGTTGTGCTCGTTCTGAAGGCTTGTAAGCATCTGGAAAAGTAGTAGAAtgatgcactgaaaaaaaattaatgaacttGGAGTGAGAAATGATGTAATTCTTAGATGtcatatttcttctttcaaatgctACTAGCTAATGTATTGGTAATCTGATGCTGAACAAGCAGTCACATATTGTCATGTATATGCAAAGTGCCAGCAGCTAAAAATAGTCTGTGGAGGGGAAGAGGCAGAGGGAGTAATAGAACTAGTCTCCTCTTTCAATAGAAGTTCCTAGACTGCAGAAATTGAATTCTGACTCAATGATTCAGTAACCTATTATCTCAGCATCTCACAGAATGACATAAAAGCTTTTTTATATTTCATGCTTTGAGACCCCTCAATTGCAGAATTAAATTTGACAGCGCCTAGTGTTTGTGCTTTGTGTTCGTGTAAGGGAATAGGTCAACAATCTAGTCTGTAGTTTTTGTACTTTTCAGGATGTATAATTATAGGGGATCTGgatgaatatatgtgtgtgtgtgtgtgtatatatatatatatgcttgttAAATTTCCTCAGGTGTATGATGATGGTAGATTCATATACCTTGTCACTGAATTGATGAAAGGAGGAGAGCTGCTTGATCGAATTCTCAGGCAGAAGTTTTTCTCCGAACGAGAGGCTAGCGCTGTATTATATACTATTACTAAGACCGTGGACTACCTGCACTGCCAAGGAGTGAGTGTTTTCTTTTATGACCTGATTGCATTCACAgttcttaaaataaacacataacAAAAAGCATTTGCTATAGTTAGCTTATTTTTAAGGCAGAAGAGATTTGTGAGTATTTTAAAACACAGGTGGATGACATAACCCATCCTGTTATTCTGGCAACCGTTTCAGCTCTACTTTTACAGTTTATGAAACTGCAGATATTTGTTCTGCTTGTGTGGACGTTGCTTATGTTTGTTCCAGATGCATTGTAAGCCAgtggactttttttctttaatgagattGCTTAGAATGGAGTTCCTGTCTTTACTTGGAAGAAAAAGTGATGCAACTGTGTAGAACAGTTAATAAGTATAGTAAACTAGAGTAGTTTTTATGAATTGTAAaatatgtataaacatatatacaagCAGCTTTGAAATGACAGACgttaacatttttctttgtttaaaggtAGTGCATCGGGACCTTAAACCTAGTAATATTTTATATACGGATGATTCAAATAACGCTGATTCTATCAGGATTTGTGATTTTGGATTTGCAAAACAACTTCGAGGAGAAAATGGACTACTTCTGACTCCTTGCTACACTGCAAACTTTGTGGCACCAGAGGTATCTTAAGCTGTCATGTGTTTTCTCTATTCTGTTTTTGATGCATCAAGTAATTAAACTTtagcactgttttaaaaaaaaaaaaaaaaaaaaaaaacctctgctagTTTTCCTTAAATACGTTAAAAACGGACTGGTGCATGTGTTTATAATAAACCTGCTTTAAGAACAGCAAAATCtacctttaaaaataagatgcaaGCCTACTGAGAAACTTAAGAGATCATGTTTTGGGAACGCAAAATACTGTCGATAGTTGCTGCAACCCATATATTCAGCAACAGATGATCAAACCTCTGAAACTATCCTGATGTTGACTTCTCCTTCCTTAAGTTGCCTGTGTAGAGGTAGGGGTGTTTTTATAGATGAGAACTTCAACAGCTCTTTGTTTTATAGGTTCTCATGCGACAGGGGTATGATGCTGCTTGTGACATATGGAGCTTGGGTGTTCTTCTTTACACAATGTTGGCAGGgtgagaaatatttcttttttccacgTGTTTATGTAAAATTCCAGCATGCTGCATGAATCCAtgtgttttattaaaattataaGATACTGCATCGCTGATTTGGATGTGGAATGACACTCTGAGGTGGAAGAGGAACCTGTGAGTTTATAAGTGTAGGCATATACTAGGCTTATCTACCATGTAAGTTCAAGGCCTCTCTCTCCTATGATACATGACCAGGGAATGTCAAAGCCTTTCCCCAGTCTAGGGAAGAGAACTTACTCTGTGAAAATATGCagtggttttcttctttcttcttctgcttcttgttCTCCCCGTCCCAGTTCCCCTGTAGTCCGCCGCCTTGTATCTCCTTCCACAGGCTTGACCTGTGACCCTCTTACAGGAACCACTGAACTGTaacctctgaacatccagtcctTGGTCATCCACTGAAGCTCTAAGAAACTCTCACTAATCACTGTGAAGTACTTACAGAATACATACCTTTATCAGTCTTCCACTAAATTCTGTTTTGTCCAACAAAAATGAACAGACCTTTTGTCTTATAGATAAATGCTATTTGTCTTGTCACTTCCTGATCATATTGTACTTTTCCATGTAAAATCACCATCACCGCTAGTTTTGCcatgaaaatgcagttttctgcatGATTCATCTCCAGGCATGCAGATGTGAGGCAGTATACTGCCTGCACACTTGAGAAACCTTTTGTTCAGTCAGTAATGTATGACGAGTCAAAAGTATGGGGGAGAGATGGTCCAGCATGTATTcagctctttcctttttgttcccTGTTAAGTTCATCAGCTGAAGTACTAGAATTAAACTAGTTGGAATGGTTCCTAAACCTTTGCTGATTGTTATGATTGATCTTTGTTTTATGCAGAGCTTTCAAAGTGCTAAGATACAATGCACTGAGCTTTATTATTGCTGTCATGGTAATTTGAAATCTAAAGGGTCTTACAATGTAACTGCTTAATGTGAGtaaggttgttttttcttttcttttttttttcaatagttagTTTGGACTTGGTACTAGCCTATGACCACAGACGATACCAAGGCATCATAACACTTCTGGCATTGTTAAAAGATGTATTTAAGTCCTTAAGATAGGTTTTCAGATTTGCTAATTTAATTCTTTTGTGTTCTTTACAGTAGGTTTTGTAGAAAACTTACAGGAACTTACAGGAAATCCTGTAAGCTATTAGAAGCCTCCAAAACCAACAACCTTGTGGTTTATGCCTCTCAAACTCGCTTAAGAAAAAAACTAaccagaatattttcttctatttttttcccaaatcagACATGCATTTGCATGCCTGTTGTGCTCATTCTCTAATTAAATGCATATGCATGCGTGTAACCTCAAACACTAAATTACTCCAACTTTATTAGGCCATTTTGTTAGGGTACTCTTCTAGGTTTGTAGTACTTGATATACTCTGGCAATCTCGCATAACTTTTGTTTATAAATCGCTTCCAATTATTAGATAGTCTGCAGTGGTTAGAATGCATTATTATAATATTGTTAACCTAAAACATCTTTTTAGTTTGCACTTCCAGTTTATTCTGTCTGTATAACCGcaattatggaaaaaaatagtttcaaagaTGAAAAGCTAATATAACAAGTATTAATATAGTACGTAGTGTTTTTCTGTCAGCAGTGGGATATCTAGGTAGAATGATTTATGAGTTTTTTACCTGTTTCTTGTTTCTTATTTTGTATAacgtgtatttcttttttttctttcctcttcttttttaatagctaTACTCCATTTGCCAATGGTCCTAATGATACTCCTGAGGAGATTCTGGTACGGATAGGCAGTGGAAAATTCTCTTTAAGTGGAGGCAACTGGGATACTGTTTCAGATGCAGCAAAGGTGTAAATgtattctttttcccttcccctttttttgtaGAATTCAAATGAGCATGTAGCTAACTTTATAAAATAGCCTCGTCTAATACAGCTGTTTACTATTTATTATCTGCAAGCTTCATTGCAGTAAGGGTaatttagtccaacctcctgttcagagcagggtcagctgtgagatcaCAGCTGCTCAGGACTTTATCGAGTTTGATTTTGAAAGCCTTCAAGGATGGAGCCTGTGCAAACTGTCTGGGCAGCCTTTTCCTATGCTTGACTGTCCTAATGGTGAAAAAGACTTTTCCTAATTTCATGCTGTAacttctctgcttcagtttgtGTCCTGTCTCTAGTGCTTTGACCACGCTGGCTAAAGGAAGATAATTGCTTCCCTCGGTCTACTTGCTGTGCttcagcccaggatgctgccagcTGCCTTTGATGGCAGGGCAAACTGCTAGCTCAAGTTCAGCTCGCTGCCTACCAAGACAtccttttcagcaaagctgctccccagccagtcagtccccagcctgtatttTGGCAAAGCTTTTCCCCCTTCCCgagtgcaggactctgcacttgtccttgttgaatttcataaggCTTCTTTTGGTCCATTCCtgcagcctgtctaggtccctttGAATGACAGCCTTGCCTTTGAATGTATCAGCTACTCCCCTCTAGTTTGAtgtcacctgcaaacttgatgagagtgcactctgtTGCCTCCTGCAGGCCAATGATCAAGACTTCAAATAGGATAGGTGCCAGTGTAGGCCTTTCTGttcattagtatttttttaatgcgTTGTTTTTACTGGACAAAGGCCAGGTGTTTGTGGGGTTCCTTACAAATCCTGTCAGTGGATGACATATTTTTACAGTTTGTTAGGACTAATAGCTAACCAGTTTTCCATTAAATACGTGAATTTTTTTGTAGTACAGTTTTTATAAATGCTAAAGCACTAAATTCAGGTGCTTTACAGTATGTCTACTGGTGCTATTACTTTCAGCAAATAGACTAGTACTTTAACAACCAAATATATTCAGACTTTTTGCCAAAAATTTGATCAGCATGGTTATGCTgctgtctttttatttaaagactgCATCACGCATCAGTTACTGCGTGTGTTCTGGGTTTTATGTTGGTCTGGTCTGTAGGTATCTTAGTCACTGGTTTTACCTTTTATATATATTGAGATTAATATTAAATCTTTTCCTGATCCTTTGGAACTGCAGAATTTGTTCATTTCAATTCCAGGGGTTCAGAATACTTGCTGGCTGATTCTGTCTTGGTGCAAATACTTAATTTCTGGGTATTTATGAATGCTTAACTTTTACGTAACAGAAAGGGGACATTTGGTCGGCTTGtccactttttgttttccttcaagcTATTCCTGTTTCTCTTCTGTGCCCTTCCCATACAGCTCTCCTTCTGACTAACTTTGAAATGAATAGCTTATTACTAATGCTTCCAAACAGGCAACAATAAGTAttcatttctgtttggttttaatCTTCGTATAgcttcttgaaggaaaaaatctTCAATTGTATATCACCATATGTGAATTAGATTTGTACTATATAAGCATAAGACATGAAGTGTAGACGAGGGTTGTGGAGGGGTGTTTGCAAGTAATAACTTTCTTTCGTAAAATCTTTCTGCTGGATGTTAATAATTAGGATTTCTAGCCTGGCATCATGTTAGATGGTATCAGTTTTTTTAGAGATGGTATCAATtataaacaaactgaaatatgAAACACAAACAATAGTAAGTCTCTTTACAATAAAGGCTTGCTCTGTTAAACTGATTAAATAGTACAACACATTGTTTTCAGGCTTCTGCAGTGTCAAGGCACAGAATGAACCACTTTATCtgttgattttgtgtgtgtgtttgcattgtGTTAATCCCTGCCACATAGGCTATTTTTTCATTGTTGACCGTAATTCATGCTTTAAAATTTGAGGTAAGATTATTTTAACTGAATAATATGTGTATTTTCCACTTTTATCTAGGACTTGTTATCACATATGCTTCATGTAGATCCCCATCAGAGGTATACAGCAGAGCAAGTATTAAAACATTCATGGATAGCCTGTAGGGATCAGTTGCCTCATTATCAGCTAAACAGGCAAGATGCACCACATCTAGTAAAGGTAAAACAACCCAGCTCTCTTTCCCCTGTGCCCTCCTCTTGCTACTTAGAAATTTAGTTTGCAGTTGTGGAAAGATaccctctctgccctcccctgccccgaCTCTAGTAACTAGCATTGCCAAATTACCGTTCTGATCTCAGTTGGGTGTAATATTGTTCTTCACTTTCTGCCTGAAGCTGTAAATATGGATTAATGAGGGAGGGAGATGTTGCAAAGAGTGCTTATATAGCACTAGGACATTTCCGTTAAGGGATGCATCTGTTTTAATGTAATTACTTTGTGTGAAGTTGTCCTTTATGTGGTTGCATTGATGCCAGAGGATTAATAGGCTGATGTTCACTTCCTTgtaatgcaggggaaaaaatatgaaatatatatgcTTATCTAACAAACTATTTCCTTGTGTGAAGAAGTTGCTTTTGCCTTAACTTTGTGGGATTGGAGCCTTACCTAGGTTGTGAAGAAAAGTGCAAGTAGTATGGATAGTAGCTGTTCTTCTTGAAGTTCCTCCAGCTTATTTATGTTCAAATTCCTTGATGCTTTCTAATGCCAGAATAGCCAACTGGTGCTGCCAAAAACGCTTCTCTGACGCAAAAGATTGCGTTGCGTTCTCTTGGATGCAGCCGTGAACAGAGCGATCGGTGCATTTGCAGTCTCTCTAGTCAATATTGTGACTAATAAGAACGAAGATTAATCACAGCTCAAACGTTGGCTGTTTTTCATTAATTCCTCCCTAAATATAATTTACTTTGTTTAAATTTGTTTCTAGGTCCTCCCAGTCACAGGCAATGGATAAGGAGATAACTCAACATGCAGTGAATTGAGTCACATTCAGAATTACAGGCAGAACTCATTTATTGAAATTAGTTTTCTGTTCACTTGTAAATGTATACTCATTTAAGTTATGTAAGCTGATAAATTTTCAGGGAACGTTCCCCCCCCCGCTATGTTGAAGGGAaaagattttactgttttttttctgttttcaaagagtAAAGTAGCTTAGGCCATATGAGAACCTGTTAAGAAAGTTACCCAAAACTGAGAGTTCTATAGATCTCCAGGTGTTCATATTCAAGAAATTATTTAGGATTTGAGTCTAATGACCATGTTTTGATGATCATGTTTTCCTCACAtt
Encoded here:
- the LOC104152347 gene encoding ribosomal protein S6 kinase alpha-6 isoform X2, producing the protein MVPFAPLEDAEEPAPCHKMELYVSGGEDEGSVKEIPITHHVREGCEKADPAQFELLKVLGQGSFGKVFLVRKIIGPDAGQLYAMKVLKKASLKVRDRVRTKMERDILVEVNHPFIVKLHYAFQTEGKLYLILDFLRGGDVFTRLSKEVMFTEEDVKFYLAELALALDHLHSLGIVYRDLKPENILLDEAGHIKLTDFGLSKESVDQEKKAYSFCGTVEYMAPEVVNRRGHNQSADWWSFGVLMFEMLTGTLPFQGKDRNETMNMILKAKLGMPQFLSPEAQSLLRMLFKRNPSNRLGAGSDGVEEIKRHPFFSTVDWNKLFRREIQPPFKPASGKPEDTFCFDPEFTAKTPKDSPGVPPSANAHQLFKGFSFVATTTVEDHKISPLTNILPIVQQLHGNSAQFTDVYELKEDIGVGSYSVCKRCIHIATNMEFAVKIIDKSKRDPSEEIEILMRYGQHPNIITLKDVYDDGRFIYLVTELMKGGELLDRILRQKFFSEREASAVLYTITKTVDYLHCQGVVHRDLKPSNILYTDDSNNADSIRICDFGFAKQLRGENGLLLTPCYTANFVAPEVLMRQGYDAACDIWSLGVLLYTMLAGYTPFANGPNDTPEEILVRIGSGKFSLSGGNWDTVSDAAKDLLSHMLHVDPHQRYTAEQVLKHSWIACRDQLPHYQLNRQDAPHLVKGAMAATYSALNHKTFQPVLEPVAASSLAQRRSMKKLTSTDL
- the LOC104152347 gene encoding ribosomal protein S6 kinase alpha-6 isoform X4, encoding MVPFAPLEDAEEPAPCHKMELYVSGGEVFLVRKIIGPDAGQLYAMKVLKKASLKVRDRVRTKMERDILVEVNHPFIVKLHYAFQTEGKLYLILDFLRGGDVFTRLSKEVMFTEEDVKFYLAELALALDHLHSLGIVYRDLKPENILLDEAGHIKLTDFGLSKESVDQEKKAYSFCGTVEYMAPEVVNRRGHNQSADWWSFGVLMFEMLTGTLPFQGKDRNETMNMILKAKLGMPQFLSPEAQSLLRMLFKRNPSNRLGAGSDGVEEIKRHPFFSTVDWNKLFRREIQPPFKPASGKPEDTFCFDPEFTAKTPKDSPGVPPSANAHQLFKGFSFVATTTVEDHKISPLTNILPIVQQLHGNSAQFTDVYELKEDIGVGSYSVCKRCIHIATNMEFAVKIIDKSKRDPSEEIEILMRYGQHPNIITLKDVYDDGRFIYLVTELMKGGELLDRILRQKFFSEREASAVLYTITKTVDYLHCQGVVHRDLKPSNILYTDDSNNADSIRICDFGFAKQLRGENGLLLTPCYTANFVAPEVLMRQGYDAACDIWSLGVLLYTMLAGYTPFANGPNDTPEEILVRIGSGKFSLSGGNWDTVSDAAKDLLSHMLHVDPHQRYTAEQVLKHSWIACRDQLPHYQLNRQDAPHLVKGAMAATYSALNHKTFQPVLEPVAASSLAQRRSMKKLTSTDL
- the LOC104152347 gene encoding ribosomal protein S6 kinase alpha-6 isoform X3 gives rise to the protein MADEPMEEGEPYSYHDEGSVKEIPITHHVREGCEKADPAQFELLKVLGQGSFGKVFLVRKIIGPDAGQLYAMKVLKKASLKVRDRVRTKMERDILVEVNHPFIVKLHYAFQTEGKLYLILDFLRGGDVFTRLSKEVMFTEEDVKFYLAELALALDHLHSLGIVYRDLKPENILLDEAGHIKLTDFGLSKESVDQEKKAYSFCGTVEYMAPEVVNRRGHNQSADWWSFGVLMFEMLTGTLPFQGKDRNETMNMILKAKLGMPQFLSPEAQSLLRMLFKRNPSNRLGAGSDGVEEIKRHPFFSTVDWNKLFRREIQPPFKPASGKPEDTFCFDPEFTAKTPKDSPGVPPSANAHQLFKGFSFVATTTVEDHKISPLTNILPIVQQLHGNSAQFTDVYELKEDIGVGSYSVCKRCIHIATNMEFAVKIIDKSKRDPSEEIEILMRYGQHPNIITLKDVYDDGRFIYLVTELMKGGELLDRILRQKFFSEREASAVLYTITKTVDYLHCQGVVHRDLKPSNILYTDDSNNADSIRICDFGFAKQLRGENGLLLTPCYTANFVAPEVLMRQGYDAACDIWSLGVLLYTMLAGYTPFANGPNDTPEEILVRIGSGKFSLSGGNWDTVSDAAKDLLSHMLHVDPHQRYTAEQVLKHSWIACRDQLPHYQLNRQDAPHLVKGAMAATYSALNHKTFQPVLEPVAASSLAQRRSMKKLTSTDL